Proteins encoded together in one Cicer arietinum cultivar CDC Frontier isolate Library 1 chromosome 4, Cicar.CDCFrontier_v2.0, whole genome shotgun sequence window:
- the LOC140920056 gene encoding uncharacterized protein, with translation MASVSGVGGSAGGSGGSDGSGGTGTAAIRGISKTSRGKKKVAKRVVNDPSLMPMPSIGTSGGAIPLYPEVPVEPYTLDEIMDPGCVDCYNRIVIIPEGDGYLPFKSSAKAIAEVIQEKYKKPWLSWGEIKEDKTPQIREVDQFLHCFKVSH, from the exons atggcttcagtgtcgggagtaggaggatctgcaggaggatcaggaggttcggatggatcgggaggaacaggaacggcggcaatacgaggaatatccaaaacatcacgtggtaagaaaaaagttgctaaacgtgttgttaatgacccatctctcatgccgatgccgtccattggtactagtggtggagctattcctctatatccggaggtcccagtagagccttataccttagacgaaataatggatcccggatgtgttgattgctacaaccgcattgtcatcattccagaaggagatgg atatcttccttttaaatcatctgcaaaggcaattgctgaagtcatacaagagaaatataaaaaaccatggttgtcttggggtgagataaaagaggataagacacctcaaattagggaagttgatcagtttttacattgtttcaaagtaagtcattag
- the LOC105852810 gene encoding uncharacterized protein isoform X2, which translates to MAAQVSEHLEPWHKLDDKVVLVTGASSGLGCDFCVDLAKAGCRIIAAARRLDRLNSLCHQINNMYGYGTLRAVAVELDVSADAVTIDKSVQKAWDAFGYIDTLINNAGVRGSVKSPLDFSQKEWDDVFKTNLTGCWLVSKYVCKRMCDAQRKGSVINISSTAGLNRGQLSGAVAYASSKAGVNMLTKDRSTGTMIGVGHESQGLYCLSAPTTPIACSAVESPHIIHQRLGHPSLQKLHLMVPSLSNVSTL; encoded by the exons ATGGCAGCACAAGTCTCAGAACACCTTGAGCCATGGCACAAGCTCGACGACAAAGTCGTATTGGTAACCGGCGCTTCTTCCGGCCTCGGATGCGACTTCTGTGTCGATCTCGCTAAAGCCGGCTGCAGGATCATTGCCGCTGCTCGCCGTCTTGACCGCCTCAACTCCCTCTGCCATCAAATCAATAATATGTACGGATACGGAACCCTCCGTGCGGTGGCCGTGGAACTCGATGTTTCCGCCGATGCCGTTACCATCGACAAGTCAGTGCAGAAGGCATGGGACGCCTTTGGATATATTGATACCTTGATTAACAATGCTGGTGTCAGAG GAAGTGTTAAATCTCCCTTGGATTTCTCTCAGAAGGAATGGGATGATGTTTTCAAAACTAACTTAACTGGTTGTTGGTTGGTGTCAAAATATGTATGCAAACGCATGTGTGATGCACAGCGAAAGGGATCAGTTATTAATATTTCTTCAACTGCTGGTTTAAATCGAGGACAACTAAGTGGAGCTGTTGCATATGCATCTTCAAAGGCAGGCGTCAACATGCTGACAAAG GATCGGAGTACTGGAACGATGATTGGAGTAGGCCATGAGTCTCAAGGCCTATATTGCCTTTCAGCACCTACAACGCCTATTGCATGTTCCGCCGTCGAGTCTCCACATATTATCCATCAACGTTTGGGCCATCCTAGCCTTCAAAAGTTGCATCTTATGGTTCCGAGTCTGTCAAATGTGTCTACCTTATAG